In one Arenibacter antarcticus genomic region, the following are encoded:
- a CDS encoding pyridoxal phosphate-dependent aminotransferase, whose translation MKNHLSDRINSMSTSATLAMAAKARELKSEGKDIIGLSLGEPDFNIPEFIKEAAKEAIDQNYSSYSPVDGYVDLKQAVANKFKRDNGLTYALNQIVVSTGAKQSLANIAMVMLNHGDEVILPAPYWVSYSDIVKLAEGVPVEVPTSIDTDFKMTPEQLEKAITPKTKMMWFSSPCNPSGSVYSKEELEGLAEVLRKHPNIFVVSDEIYEHINFRGTHVSIANIEGMYDRTVTVNGVSKAFAMTGWRIGYIGGPEWIAKACNKFQGQITSGANSIAQRATIAALNAPVSSIKFMIDEFHKRRDLVLELLGEIKGFNLNIPEGAFYVFPDISSFFGKTLNGTKINTASDFSLYLLEKANVATVTGEAFGNDNCIRISYAASEKELREAIARIKAVL comes from the coding sequence ATGAAGAACCACTTATCCGATAGGATTAACTCCATGTCCACTTCGGCCACTTTAGCTATGGCCGCAAAAGCAAGAGAATTAAAAAGCGAAGGCAAAGACATTATTGGCCTTAGCCTGGGAGAACCAGATTTCAACATTCCAGAATTCATTAAAGAGGCAGCGAAAGAAGCTATAGACCAGAACTACAGTAGCTACTCCCCGGTAGACGGGTACGTAGATCTGAAGCAAGCCGTAGCCAATAAGTTTAAAAGAGACAATGGCCTTACCTACGCGCTGAATCAGATAGTAGTATCTACAGGCGCTAAGCAATCTTTGGCCAACATTGCCATGGTAATGTTGAACCACGGTGACGAGGTTATTCTCCCAGCACCTTATTGGGTAAGTTATAGCGATATTGTAAAATTAGCGGAAGGAGTTCCTGTTGAAGTGCCAACGAGCATAGATACCGATTTTAAAATGACTCCTGAACAGTTAGAAAAAGCTATCACTCCAAAAACTAAAATGATGTGGTTTAGCTCCCCTTGTAATCCAAGTGGATCTGTATACAGTAAAGAGGAATTGGAAGGCTTGGCAGAAGTATTGCGCAAGCACCCGAATATTTTTGTGGTTTCTGACGAAATATATGAGCATATCAACTTTAGGGGAACCCACGTAAGTATTGCCAATATAGAAGGTATGTACGATCGTACGGTAACCGTAAACGGAGTATCTAAAGCGTTTGCCATGACTGGCTGGCGTATTGGATATATTGGCGGACCAGAGTGGATAGCAAAGGCCTGCAACAAATTTCAAGGACAAATTACCAGTGGTGCCAACTCAATTGCACAACGCGCCACTATTGCCGCTTTAAACGCCCCAGTATCATCTATAAAATTCATGATCGATGAATTTCACAAAAGACGTGACCTAGTTCTGGAACTGTTGGGCGAAATAAAAGGATTCAACTTAAACATACCAGAAGGCGCATTTTATGTATTCCCAGATATTTCCAGCTTCTTTGGGAAAACACTTAATGGGACCAAGATCAATACCGCCTCTGATTTCTCACTATACCTATTGGAAAAGGCCAATGTAGCCACCGTAACCGGCGAAGCCTTTGGAAATGACAATTGCATTAGAATTTCCTATGCAGCTTCCGAAAAGGAATTAAGGGAAGCAATAGCAAGGATAAAAGCGGTTTTATAA